The Caulifigura coniformis genome includes a region encoding these proteins:
- a CDS encoding ArsR/SmtB family transcription factor — protein MPSKAQDVCCADILKVLANDIRLRVVQQLLDGPKNVSQINGELNVEKTLLSHHLKTLRSNGIVETKRAGKNIEYRLAAHIELARRGGGLDLGCCQLVFLEP, from the coding sequence ATGCCGTCCAAGGCCCAAGACGTCTGCTGTGCCGACATCCTGAAGGTGCTGGCCAACGACATCCGGCTTCGAGTCGTGCAGCAGCTTCTGGACGGCCCGAAAAACGTGTCGCAGATCAATGGAGAGCTGAACGTCGAAAAGACGCTGCTCTCCCACCATCTGAAGACGCTCCGCAGCAACGGTATCGTCGAGACGAAACGAGCCGGCAAGAACATCGAGTATCGGCTGGCGGCGCACATCGAACTGGCGCGGCGGGGGGGCGGCCTCGACCTGGGCTGCTGCCAACTCGTGTTTCTCGAACCGTAA
- the fba gene encoding class II fructose-bisphosphate aldolase (catalyzes the reversible aldol condensation of dihydroxyacetonephosphate and glyceraldehyde 3-phosphate in the Calvin cycle, glycolysis, and/or gluconeogenesis) produces the protein MPLVNLRTVLDHAAANSYGVAAFNVNNMEQIQAIMEAANETESPVIVQASRGARSYSQDNYLRHLMLAAVELYPHIPVVMHQDHGNSPKTCISAMDNGFTSVMMDGSLLEDAKTPADYDYNVKVTKEVVALAHAKGVSVEGEIGTLGSLEHKEPSAAPKAAEPHDADLEQEPEPEGAMSHLTDPEEAERFVADTKVDALAVAIGTSHGAYKFTRKPDGDILAMNVIEEIHRRLPNTHLVMHGSSSVPQELQDEIRKYGGKMNQTWGVPVEEIQRGIKHGVRKINVDTDNRMAMTGAIRKVFSLTPEKFDPRDYLKPAREAMKKVCIDRMVAFGQAGHARKIKV, from the coding sequence ATGCCTCTTGTCAATCTGCGCACCGTTCTCGATCACGCCGCCGCCAACAGCTATGGCGTGGCCGCGTTCAACGTCAACAACATGGAGCAGATCCAGGCGATCATGGAAGCTGCCAACGAGACCGAATCGCCGGTCATCGTTCAGGCTTCCCGGGGCGCCCGCTCTTACTCGCAGGACAACTACCTCCGCCACCTGATGCTGGCGGCCGTCGAGCTGTATCCGCACATCCCGGTCGTCATGCACCAGGACCACGGCAACAGCCCGAAGACGTGCATCTCCGCCATGGACAACGGATTCACCTCCGTGATGATGGACGGCTCGCTGCTGGAAGACGCCAAGACCCCGGCCGACTACGACTACAACGTGAAGGTGACGAAGGAAGTCGTCGCTCTTGCTCATGCCAAGGGCGTTTCGGTCGAAGGTGAAATTGGCACGCTCGGCTCGCTCGAGCATAAGGAGCCCTCCGCCGCTCCCAAGGCCGCTGAGCCGCACGATGCGGACCTTGAGCAGGAGCCGGAGCCTGAAGGGGCGATGTCGCACCTGACCGATCCGGAAGAGGCTGAGCGGTTCGTCGCCGACACGAAGGTCGACGCTCTGGCCGTCGCCATCGGCACCAGCCACGGCGCCTACAAGTTCACCCGCAAGCCGGACGGCGACATCCTGGCGATGAACGTGATCGAAGAGATCCACCGCCGCCTGCCGAACACGCACCTCGTGATGCACGGCAGCTCGTCGGTTCCGCAGGAACTGCAGGACGAGATCCGCAAGTACGGCGGCAAGATGAACCAGACCTGGGGCGTTCCGGTCGAAGAGATTCAGCGGGGTATCAAGCACGGCGTGCGGAAGATCAACGTCGACACCGACAACCGCATGGCCATGACGGGCGCGATCCGCAAGGTGTTCTCGCTGACCCCGGAGAAGTTCGATCCGCGTGACTACCTCAAGCCGGCCCGCGAAGCGATGAAGAAGGTCTGCATCGATCGCATGGTCGCGTTCGGCCAGGCCGGCCACGCCCGCAAGATCAAGGTCTGA
- a CDS encoding PVC-type heme-binding CxxCH protein produces the protein MRPVAVVVACVALTLSLFALAAPPSPPKAETGKPAATPAAVPPAIVADKTRIDPVTVDPAANPEKIDRIPGLTPDQAKKTLAIQKGFDMQLAASEPNVADPVDAAFDEAGRMYVAEFKSYPYSEEIRIPQQPTAIGKHNACLVRRLEDKDGDGVFETSTVFADGLSWVMSVACYDGGVFVLAPPHLYYIKDTNGDGVADEKKIVLTGFSRYNVQAAANNLKWTLDNRICGAGGPNGGDLVWNGVPIGPLRGQDFIFDPKAILGTPPAEAKSATPEKPYRPEWFERIAGAVQFGNSFDDFGNRFVSSNSDHIRQEVFPLSAANRTAGFTPSQMIRSIATEGPAAPVFRTSPPEPWRIVRTKRRIADPKTLARLSESERSVTGGFFTSATGVTIYRGDAYPPEFSGNVFVGDVGGNLIHRKTLAPNGAALVATRADQNIEFVTSTDTWFRPVNFVNGPDGCLYVLDMYRETIEHPYSIPEDIKAHLDLESGSEWGRVWRLAPPGFKEPKIANLGKLSSAELVPFLAHKNAWHRQTASRLLTERQDKSVVAAIRTLLNETKSDVGLVHALATLNSLASLKPADVSHVLDVAFASNQPQVAAFAVQVGGIVASHPEIAEKYLALSVDADHLSSFAPFRFRLSIAIAEWPTDRFIPAFLTLSQGIDGKKELSDALMSSVVDRAGATASAVLAELSRKPEQPKTSGLAALSDQLISLAATRGSDDLTKLLNSLVENKLPADRMSKAIRASLVGLRQRGLSLVDLLAREDLGPEAKAVITGELENAARIAAESDAKPAARSQAFQLLAMGDPNSLLGVAEEALTPQTPSSLQTVIAKAVADSAGDKSAEWMVSHWSSAAPALRVEFLEGLMRSPSRTKILLAAVESGAVKAVELPADRREQLRIHPDASIRELASKLFEAASADRLKIVAEYEPALEKGDAERGLAIFKKTCAQCHKVGNDGFLVGPQLVSVKNKSPRDLLLAVLDPNREALPQFMNYTVATDDGRIFTGILVSETDSSVTLRRAEGKEDVIPREQIEILKSTGQSLMPVGLEKDLSAQDVADVIAWIKALEG, from the coding sequence ATGAGGCCGGTCGCTGTCGTTGTTGCATGTGTTGCGCTCACGCTGTCCCTGTTCGCTCTCGCCGCGCCCCCGTCGCCGCCGAAGGCCGAAACCGGGAAGCCTGCCGCAACTCCCGCTGCCGTCCCTCCCGCGATCGTTGCCGACAAAACCCGCATCGATCCGGTCACCGTCGATCCCGCTGCCAATCCCGAGAAGATCGATCGAATCCCCGGCCTTACGCCGGATCAGGCGAAGAAGACTCTCGCCATCCAGAAAGGCTTCGACATGCAGCTCGCCGCCAGCGAGCCCAACGTCGCTGATCCGGTCGACGCCGCCTTCGATGAAGCTGGCCGCATGTATGTCGCTGAGTTCAAGAGCTATCCCTACTCCGAGGAAATCCGCATCCCGCAGCAGCCGACGGCCATCGGCAAGCACAACGCCTGCCTCGTCCGCCGTCTGGAAGACAAGGACGGAGACGGAGTGTTCGAAACGAGCACCGTCTTTGCAGACGGCCTGAGCTGGGTCATGTCGGTCGCCTGCTACGACGGCGGCGTGTTCGTCCTGGCTCCCCCGCACCTCTACTACATCAAGGACACCAACGGCGACGGCGTCGCCGATGAGAAGAAGATCGTCCTGACTGGTTTCAGCCGCTACAACGTCCAGGCCGCCGCCAACAACCTCAAGTGGACGCTCGACAATCGCATCTGCGGGGCCGGTGGTCCCAACGGCGGCGACCTCGTCTGGAACGGCGTCCCCATCGGCCCGCTGCGCGGACAGGATTTCATCTTCGATCCGAAGGCCATCCTCGGCACGCCTCCGGCCGAAGCGAAATCGGCCACGCCGGAAAAGCCCTACAGGCCCGAGTGGTTCGAACGCATCGCCGGGGCCGTCCAGTTCGGCAACAGTTTTGACGACTTCGGCAATCGCTTCGTCTCCAGCAACAGCGATCACATCCGCCAGGAGGTGTTCCCGCTCTCCGCCGCCAACCGCACGGCAGGATTCACCCCGTCGCAGATGATCCGCAGCATTGCCACGGAGGGCCCGGCCGCCCCGGTCTTCCGCACCAGTCCTCCCGAGCCCTGGCGCATCGTTCGCACAAAACGCCGCATCGCCGATCCCAAGACGCTTGCAAGGCTGTCGGAATCCGAGCGCAGCGTCACGGGTGGATTCTTCACATCGGCAACCGGCGTCACGATCTACCGCGGCGATGCCTATCCCCCGGAATTCTCAGGCAACGTCTTCGTCGGCGATGTCGGCGGAAACCTCATCCACCGCAAGACGCTCGCTCCCAACGGAGCGGCCCTGGTTGCCACGCGTGCCGACCAGAACATTGAATTCGTCACCTCCACCGACACCTGGTTCCGTCCCGTGAACTTCGTGAACGGTCCGGACGGCTGCCTCTATGTGCTCGACATGTACCGCGAAACGATCGAGCACCCGTACTCCATTCCCGAAGACATCAAGGCCCATCTCGATCTCGAAAGCGGCAGCGAATGGGGCCGCGTCTGGCGCCTTGCCCCTCCCGGTTTCAAGGAACCGAAGATCGCGAACCTCGGAAAACTTTCCTCCGCCGAACTCGTTCCATTCCTCGCCCACAAGAACGCCTGGCACCGCCAGACCGCCAGCCGCCTGCTCACGGAACGGCAGGACAAATCGGTGGTCGCCGCCATTCGCACACTCCTGAATGAAACGAAGAGCGACGTCGGCCTGGTGCACGCGCTCGCGACTCTGAACTCACTCGCCTCACTGAAGCCCGCCGACGTCAGCCACGTTCTCGACGTCGCTTTCGCCAGCAACCAGCCTCAGGTCGCCGCTTTCGCTGTCCAGGTGGGCGGCATCGTCGCCTCCCATCCCGAGATCGCCGAGAAGTACCTCGCGCTGTCGGTCGACGCCGATCACCTGTCGTCCTTCGCTCCGTTCCGGTTCCGTCTCTCGATCGCCATTGCCGAATGGCCGACCGACAGGTTCATCCCGGCCTTCCTCACCTTGTCCCAGGGGATCGACGGCAAGAAGGAACTGTCCGACGCCCTGATGTCGTCGGTCGTCGATCGCGCCGGAGCGACGGCGTCCGCTGTTCTGGCCGAACTCTCCCGCAAGCCGGAACAGCCGAAGACGTCCGGACTGGCGGCCCTTTCAGATCAGCTCATCTCGCTCGCCGCCACCCGTGGCAGCGACGACCTCACGAAGCTCCTGAATTCCCTGGTAGAGAACAAGCTTCCGGCCGATCGCATGTCCAAGGCCATTCGCGCCAGCCTTGTGGGGCTTCGCCAGCGTGGACTGTCGCTGGTCGACCTTCTGGCCCGCGAGGATCTCGGCCCCGAGGCGAAAGCCGTCATCACCGGCGAACTCGAGAACGCCGCCCGGATCGCCGCCGAGAGCGACGCGAAGCCCGCCGCCCGATCCCAGGCCTTCCAGCTTCTCGCGATGGGCGACCCGAATTCGCTGCTGGGCGTCGCCGAAGAAGCTCTCACTCCGCAGACTCCCTCCAGCCTGCAGACGGTCATCGCGAAGGCCGTCGCCGACAGCGCCGGAGACAAGTCGGCCGAGTGGATGGTCTCCCACTGGTCCTCCGCGGCGCCGGCGCTCCGGGTGGAGTTCCTCGAAGGTCTGATGCGATCTCCTTCCCGCACGAAGATTCTCCTGGCGGCCGTCGAGTCGGGCGCCGTGAAAGCCGTCGAGCTCCCCGCCGACCGTCGTGAGCAACTGCGGATCCATCCCGATGCGTCGATCCGTGAGCTGGCGTCGAAACTCTTTGAAGCGGCCTCGGCCGACCGTCTCAAGATTGTCGCCGAGTACGAGCCGGCCCTCGAAAAGGGAGACGCCGAACGCGGCCTCGCGATCTTCAAGAAGACCTGTGCCCAGTGTCACAAGGTCGGAAACGACGGCTTCCTCGTCGGACCGCAACTGGTCTCGGTGAAGAACAAGTCTCCCCGCGACCTCCTGCTGGCGGTTCTCGATCCCAATCGCGAAGCACTCCCGCAGTTCATGAACTACACCGTCGCCACTGACGACGGCCGGATCTTTACGGGCATCCTCGTCTCGGAAACCGACTCGTCCGTCACGCTCCGCCGTGCCGAAGGCAAGGAGGATGTCATCCCACGCGAGCAGATCGAGATCCTGAAATCGACTGGCCAGTCCCTGATGCCCGTCGGCCTTGAAAAGGATCTCTCGGCCCAGGACGTCGCCGACGTCATCGCCTGGATCAAGGCGCTCGAGGGCTGA
- the xylA gene encoding xylose isomerase: protein MAAYFPEVSKIAYEGPKSKNPLAFKHYNPEEVVEGQSMKDLLRFSVAYWHTFRGTGTDPFGAATLSRPWDDGSDSVANALKRVDVAFEFMTKLQAPFYCFHDRDVAPEGATLRESNKNLDEIAKKLKDKQGETGVKLLWGTANLFSNPRYMHGAATSCNADVYAYAAAQVKKAIEVTHDLGGVNYVFWGGREGYHNLLNTDLKRELDHLAKFMHMAHDHAKSIGFKGQFLFEPKPKEPTKHQYDFDAATCLNFISRAGLDGIVKLNIETNHATLAGHTMMHELEVARIHNALGSIDANTGDALLGWDTDQFPTDIYLSTQIMLVILKQQGLGTGGVNFDAKVRRESFDPVDLFYAHIGGMDAFARGTKIAAALRKDGVLDQFVAKRYRSFDEGIGKQVEDGKATFADLEKYMLEKGEAARNESGRQEYLENIINDYL from the coding sequence ATGGCCGCGTATTTCCCTGAAGTCTCGAAGATTGCTTACGAAGGCCCGAAGTCGAAGAACCCGCTGGCGTTCAAGCACTACAACCCTGAGGAGGTTGTCGAAGGGCAGTCCATGAAGGACCTGCTCCGCTTCAGCGTCGCCTACTGGCACACCTTCCGCGGCACCGGCACCGATCCCTTCGGCGCCGCGACTCTCTCCCGCCCGTGGGATGACGGCAGCGACTCCGTCGCCAACGCACTGAAGCGGGTCGACGTCGCTTTCGAGTTCATGACGAAGCTCCAGGCGCCGTTCTACTGCTTCCACGACCGCGACGTCGCGCCGGAAGGCGCCACCCTCCGCGAGTCCAATAAGAACCTGGATGAGATCGCGAAGAAGCTCAAGGACAAGCAGGGCGAGACCGGCGTCAAACTGCTGTGGGGCACCGCCAACCTCTTCTCCAATCCGCGCTACATGCACGGAGCCGCCACCAGCTGCAACGCCGATGTCTATGCCTACGCCGCAGCCCAGGTGAAGAAAGCCATCGAAGTCACCCACGATCTCGGCGGCGTCAACTACGTCTTCTGGGGCGGCCGTGAGGGCTATCACAACCTCCTCAACACCGACTTGAAACGCGAGCTCGATCACCTCGCGAAGTTCATGCACATGGCGCACGATCACGCGAAGTCGATCGGCTTCAAGGGCCAGTTCCTCTTCGAGCCCAAGCCGAAGGAGCCCACGAAGCACCAGTACGACTTCGACGCCGCGACCTGCCTCAATTTCATCAGCCGCGCCGGACTCGATGGCATCGTGAAGCTCAATATCGAGACGAACCACGCCACGCTCGCCGGTCACACGATGATGCACGAACTCGAAGTCGCCCGCATCCACAACGCGCTCGGATCGATCGACGCCAATACGGGCGACGCGCTGCTCGGCTGGGATACCGACCAGTTCCCGACCGACATTTATCTGTCGACCCAGATCATGCTGGTCATCCTGAAGCAGCAGGGGCTCGGAACCGGCGGCGTCAATTTCGACGCCAAGGTCCGCCGCGAGAGCTTCGATCCCGTCGATCTCTTCTACGCCCACATCGGCGGGATGGACGCCTTTGCCCGCGGCACGAAGATCGCCGCCGCCCTCCGTAAAGATGGCGTTCTCGATCAGTTTGTCGCGAAGCGCTACCGCAGCTTTGATGAGGGCATCGGGAAGCAGGTCGAAGACGGGAAAGCGACCTTCGCCGACCTCGAGAAGTACATGCTCGAGAAAGGCGAAGCGGCCCGAAACGAATCCGGCCGTCAGGAATACCTCGAGAACATCATCAACGACTATCTGTAG
- a CDS encoding type II secretion system F family protein, with translation MPELAVIATLLWGAAIAFSVIAGEDFLRRGVGAIETDLKTQLRNLRLPTRSAGTWVRGWIIVCVLTGLAVTVVMASIWAGVIAALAVAAIPWLVIRRIAEKRRVQIEDQLADAMVSFSSAVRSGLSLPQALEILSQQCPRPIQQEFRQIFGEYRMGKTLEVCLREARERLRSQNFALFAAALEASRTSGGRLNETVERIAVSVRELQRLERKLQAETAQARKSALYMACAPPIILAVYYVFFDPLQTTRLFTEPVGIMMLGLAAFLNLSAYLMARRILAARL, from the coding sequence ATGCCCGAACTCGCCGTCATCGCCACGCTCCTCTGGGGGGCCGCTATCGCCTTCTCGGTGATCGCCGGCGAGGACTTCCTTCGCCGCGGCGTCGGCGCCATCGAAACCGACCTCAAGACTCAGCTTCGCAATCTCCGACTCCCCACCCGCTCGGCCGGGACCTGGGTGCGAGGCTGGATCATCGTCTGTGTCCTCACTGGCCTCGCCGTCACGGTTGTGATGGCTTCCATCTGGGCCGGAGTGATCGCAGCCCTGGCTGTCGCCGCCATTCCGTGGCTTGTCATCCGCAGGATCGCCGAAAAGCGCCGCGTCCAGATTGAAGACCAGCTGGCCGATGCCATGGTCTCGTTCTCCAGTGCCGTTCGTTCAGGCCTGTCGCTGCCGCAGGCGCTCGAGATTCTGTCCCAGCAGTGTCCCCGGCCGATCCAGCAGGAGTTCCGGCAGATCTTCGGTGAATACCGCATGGGAAAGACGCTCGAAGTCTGCCTGCGCGAGGCCCGCGAGCGCCTTCGCAGTCAGAACTTCGCCCTCTTCGCCGCGGCACTGGAGGCCAGCCGCACCAGCGGCGGCCGCCTCAACGAAACGGTCGAGCGGATCGCGGTCTCAGTCCGCGAACTGCAGCGGCTCGAACGAAAACTCCAGGCCGAGACCGCCCAGGCCAGGAAGTCGGCCCTCTACATGGCCTGCGCTCCGCCGATCATCCTTGCGGTCTACTACGTCTTCTTCGACCCTCTTCAGACGACGCGTCTCTTCACGGAGCCGGTGGGCATCATGATGCTCGGCCTGGCCGCGTTTCTGAATCTCTCGGCCTATCTCATGGCCCGCAGGATCCTCGCGGCCCGGTTGTAG
- the rlmH gene encoding 23S rRNA (pseudouridine(1915)-N(3))-methyltransferase RlmH → MRIVILSVTGKQPAWVLAGVDEYAKRLKSHFKVEFIDLKAEPRSQGRPVSVILEAEAARILDRIPSNSHVIALDERGSQRTTQQLAALIGKWKQGGETIVLVIGGPDGLAPQIKDRARSLWALSLLTLPHGLAKVLLTEQLYRAASLLEGHPYHRE, encoded by the coding sequence ATGCGCATCGTCATCCTGTCGGTCACCGGAAAACAGCCTGCCTGGGTCCTCGCGGGCGTCGACGAATACGCGAAGCGTCTGAAGTCTCACTTCAAGGTGGAGTTCATCGACCTCAAGGCCGAGCCCCGCTCTCAAGGCCGTCCGGTGAGCGTCATTCTCGAGGCCGAGGCCGCCCGCATCCTCGACCGCATTCCGTCCAACTCGCATGTCATCGCCCTCGATGAACGTGGCAGCCAGCGGACGACACAGCAACTTGCCGCGCTGATCGGAAAATGGAAACAGGGGGGCGAAACGATCGTCCTGGTCATTGGCGGTCCCGATGGTCTCGCGCCGCAGATCAAGGATCGGGCCCGGTCCCTGTGGGCCCTGAGCCTGCTCACGCTCCCTCACGGGCTCGCAAAAGTTCTCCTCACCGAACAGCTCTACCGCGCCGCATCTCTCCTCGAAGGCCATCCCTACCACCGGGAATAG
- a CDS encoding LLM class flavin-dependent oxidoreductase, which translates to MARLSILDLAFIPEGSTPRVALRNSLDLARHAEEWGYQRFWLAEHHNMVGIASAATAVVIGYVAGGTRKIRIGAGGVMLPNHSPLVIAEQFGTLESLYPGRIELGLGRAPGTDLLTLRALRRGPESADRFPQDVQELQSYFSADATNLKIRAVPGAGLEVPLWILGSSLFGARLAAAMGLPYSFASHFAPAALEHAIEIYRTEFQPSAQLDRPYVSAGVNVVAAETDEEGGRLFTSLQQQFTRLVRGTPGQLPPPVESMNGVWSPVEKMQASSMLKYAFVGSRQTVHEQLAAFVERTGVDEVIVASAIYDHAARLRSYELLADGWDAGCELENAAAAVE; encoded by the coding sequence ATGGCACGTCTTTCGATTCTCGACCTGGCCTTCATTCCGGAAGGAAGCACTCCGCGCGTCGCGCTCCGCAACAGTCTGGACCTCGCCCGGCATGCCGAGGAATGGGGCTACCAGCGTTTCTGGCTGGCCGAGCATCACAATATGGTGGGAATCGCCAGTGCAGCGACTGCCGTGGTGATTGGCTATGTCGCAGGCGGCACCCGAAAGATCCGCATCGGCGCCGGCGGCGTGATGCTGCCGAACCATTCACCACTGGTGATCGCCGAGCAGTTTGGCACCCTGGAATCGCTCTATCCCGGGCGGATCGAACTCGGCCTGGGTCGCGCCCCGGGCACCGATCTGCTCACCCTGCGGGCGCTGCGACGCGGCCCCGAAAGCGCCGATCGCTTCCCGCAGGACGTCCAGGAACTGCAGTCGTATTTCTCCGCCGACGCCACGAACCTAAAGATTCGCGCCGTGCCGGGAGCAGGGCTCGAGGTTCCGCTGTGGATCCTGGGATCGAGCCTGTTCGGAGCCAGGCTCGCGGCGGCGATGGGGCTCCCCTACTCCTTCGCATCGCACTTCGCGCCGGCGGCGCTGGAACACGCGATCGAGATCTACCGGACCGAATTCCAGCCTTCCGCACAACTGGATCGCCCGTATGTTTCGGCAGGAGTGAATGTCGTTGCCGCGGAAACGGACGAGGAGGGAGGGCGGTTGTTCACATCGCTGCAGCAGCAGTTCACCCGGCTCGTGCGGGGGACGCCCGGGCAGCTGCCGCCGCCGGTCGAATCCATGAACGGGGTGTGGTCGCCGGTCGAGAAGATGCAGGCGTCTTCAATGCTGAAGTACGCGTTCGTCGGCTCACGCCAGACGGTGCACGAACAACTGGCGGCGTTCGTCGAGCGAACCGGGGTTGATGAAGTGATCGTGGCATCGGCGATCTACGACCATGCCGCGCGGTTGCGGTCGTACGAACTGCTGGCGGACGGCTGGGACGCCGGATGCGAACTCGAGAATGCGGCCGCCGCGGTGGAATGA
- a CDS encoding PP2C family protein-serine/threonine phosphatase, with amino-acid sequence MRWEQKLQHATLSDVGLRRQNNEDSVASHVCGSEAEFERRGHLFLVADGMGGHAVGELASQMAAESIPHAWNKLPGDDIAQVLRESVVTANSLIHERGSSNRDFLRMGTTCTVLALTAGGAYVAHVGDSRCYRIRRDRIDQLTFDHSLHWELQRQARETGMPVELPEHRNIITRSLGPEAEVQVDVEGPFLILPGDIYLLCSDGLSGEVRDDEIGALAGELSPTQACRMLVHLANMRGGGDNCTVTVVRVGELPANVPPPELPIESLPKQSVPAPTLIAGGVALAVLALGVITMLMGQIVMGAVLSAISAAGLIVLMAKRPKPAVVESAPETDLSRTNLWRPYRTAVSRPTQEIYESLSNLEGQVAKVARDEGWPVNWSQHTAAIQASVQARLEQRYAKGLRDVSRAIDLLMNALYTARRTPRPAAVPERGGAA; translated from the coding sequence ATGCGTTGGGAGCAGAAACTCCAGCATGCAACGCTGTCTGACGTTGGGCTGCGGCGGCAGAACAACGAAGACTCGGTCGCGTCCCATGTCTGCGGGAGCGAGGCCGAATTTGAGCGCCGGGGTCACCTGTTTCTCGTGGCCGACGGTATGGGAGGGCACGCCGTCGGGGAACTGGCCAGCCAGATGGCGGCCGAATCGATCCCGCACGCCTGGAACAAGCTGCCGGGCGATGACATCGCCCAGGTGCTCCGCGAATCGGTCGTAACGGCGAACAGTTTGATCCACGAGCGAGGTTCCTCGAACCGCGACTTCCTGCGGATGGGGACGACCTGCACGGTCCTCGCGTTGACGGCCGGCGGAGCCTACGTGGCACACGTTGGAGACAGCCGCTGCTACCGGATTCGCCGCGACCGGATCGACCAGCTGACGTTCGATCACAGCCTGCACTGGGAACTGCAGCGCCAGGCTCGCGAAACCGGCATGCCCGTCGAGCTCCCCGAACATCGAAACATCATCACGCGGTCGCTCGGGCCCGAGGCGGAAGTTCAGGTCGACGTCGAAGGACCGTTCCTGATCCTGCCGGGAGACATTTACCTGCTCTGCAGCGACGGACTGTCGGGGGAAGTGCGCGACGACGAGATCGGGGCCCTGGCGGGTGAACTCTCCCCGACTCAGGCCTGCCGCATGCTGGTTCACCTGGCGAACATGCGAGGCGGGGGGGACAACTGCACCGTGACGGTCGTGAGAGTCGGCGAATTGCCCGCGAACGTGCCGCCCCCGGAACTTCCGATCGAGTCCCTTCCGAAGCAGTCGGTCCCTGCGCCGACATTGATCGCGGGCGGGGTCGCGCTGGCGGTCCTCGCGCTGGGCGTGATCACGATGCTGATGGGACAGATCGTGATGGGGGCAGTCCTGTCGGCGATTTCGGCGGCGGGACTGATCGTGCTCATGGCGAAGCGGCCCAAACCGGCCGTCGTCGAATCGGCCCCGGAAACCGACCTCAGCCGGACGAATCTGTGGCGCCCCTACCGGACCGCGGTGAGCCGGCCGACGCAGGAAATCTACGAGAGCCTTTCCAATCTCGAGGGCCAGGTCGCCAAGGTGGCCCGCGACGAGGGTTGGCCGGTGAACTGGTCGCAGCATACGGCGGCCATTCAGGCGTCAGTGCAGGCACGTCTGGAACAGCGGTACGCGAAAGGGCTGCGCGATGTTTCGCGGGCGATCGACCTGCTGATGAACGCGCTCTACACGGCCCGGCGCACGCCGCGTCCGGCGGCCGTTCCGGAACGCGGCGGGGCGGCATAA
- a CDS encoding peptidylprolyl isomerase, translating to MSERIHSSTGPNGAGSKRRLTSIVAGTGVAVVGAGLAFQFFRAEPAHSQTQAPKTAAAPQTTQPVMARVNNQPIYYDAVAKESVNRVGAEVLDNLINRLIILQECDRRGITVSQEEVSREVTEIAKKFNLPADTWYQMLQSERNITPQQYRDDVIWPMLALKKLAGTEFKPTNEDMDHAFKRDYGPRVKARVVLVDGNIRQANEVWQECVANPDDFDRIAREKSADPNTRALGGVVPPIRMYGSPEQAQVEQAAFKLRTGEVSPVIEIDQNRYLVMKCEGRTDPVVTDIKDVWDELYKQVVEEKTQAAVASVFEKVKKDAQVQNFLVNSTTGVKKPAGAGVRPASAEVPGAAGTRPPAAVSQQPGAAIPR from the coding sequence ATGAGTGAACGGATTCACTCGAGCACCGGGCCGAACGGCGCGGGTTCGAAGCGCCGCTTGACGTCGATCGTTGCCGGAACCGGAGTCGCCGTCGTGGGCGCGGGTCTGGCCTTCCAGTTTTTCCGGGCGGAACCGGCCCATTCGCAGACGCAGGCGCCGAAGACGGCCGCCGCTCCGCAGACGACGCAGCCCGTGATGGCGCGCGTCAACAATCAGCCGATCTACTACGACGCAGTCGCCAAGGAATCGGTGAACCGGGTCGGCGCTGAAGTGCTCGACAACCTGATCAACCGCCTGATCATCCTCCAGGAATGCGATCGCCGCGGCATCACGGTGTCGCAGGAAGAAGTCAGCCGCGAAGTCACCGAAATCGCCAAGAAGTTCAACCTTCCGGCCGACACCTGGTACCAGATGCTGCAGTCGGAGCGCAACATCACTCCGCAGCAGTATCGCGACGACGTGATCTGGCCGATGCTCGCGCTCAAGAAACTCGCGGGGACCGAATTCAAGCCGACGAACGAAGATATGGACCACGCCTTCAAGCGGGACTACGGCCCGCGCGTGAAGGCCCGTGTGGTGCTCGTCGATGGCAACATCCGCCAGGCCAACGAAGTCTGGCAGGAGTGCGTCGCCAATCCGGATGACTTCGACCGCATCGCCCGCGAGAAGTCGGCCGATCCCAACACCCGCGCCCTCGGCGGCGTCGTCCCCCCGATCCGGATGTACGGCTCCCCGGAACAGGCCCAGGTCGAACAGGCGGCGTTCAAGCTGCGGACCGGCGAGGTCTCGCCCGTGATCGAGATCGATCAGAACCGCTACCTGGTCATGAAGTGCGAAGGTCGCACCGATCCGGTCGTCACCGACATCAAGGACGTGTGGGACGAACTGTACAAGCAGGTCGTCGAAGAGAAGACGCAGGCCGCCGTCGCCTCGGTGTTCGAGAAAGTGAAGAAGGACGCCCAGGTCCAGAACTTCCTGGTGAACTCGACGACCGGCGTGAAGAAGCCGGCCGGTGCTGGCGTTCGCCCGGCATCGGCGGAAGTTCCGGGAGCCGCGGGAACGAGGCCCCCGGCCGCCGTCAGCCAGCAGCCTGGCGCGGCAATCCCCCGCTGA